Proteins encoded in a region of the Haloglomus salinum genome:
- a CDS encoding YqcI/YcgG family protein, translating to MNEPGFQSVMDQATLAERVEAGEMPAWVERHWRTFRESLTGEHEGESFPCFFGAESVANGEPLYTAVPSTSDRDALLAFRDSLLEYLDVYEDREGRASFVVFFRPEADVQTEADYHEVLWHVLKVLHVHDPSPWPDDIPTETDSRFWEFCFGGEPMFPTCRAPFYDTYRSRYCPVGLEITFQPRTLFEGITADTEAGQRARETIQNNLERYDGVCPHANLGDWGVPGDREWHQYMLPEDESQAPDACPVTFSREHPKVDQRFDPVMPASGSAGD from the coding sequence ATGAACGAGCCGGGGTTCCAGTCCGTCATGGACCAGGCAACCCTCGCCGAGCGGGTCGAGGCCGGCGAGATGCCGGCGTGGGTCGAGCGCCACTGGCGAACCTTCCGCGAGAGCCTGACCGGTGAACACGAGGGGGAGTCGTTTCCCTGCTTCTTCGGCGCCGAGTCGGTCGCCAACGGGGAACCACTGTACACTGCGGTCCCGTCCACGAGCGACCGTGACGCACTCCTGGCCTTCCGTGATTCGCTGCTCGAGTACCTCGACGTGTACGAGGACCGCGAGGGGCGGGCCTCGTTCGTCGTGTTCTTCCGCCCCGAAGCGGACGTGCAGACGGAGGCCGACTACCACGAGGTGCTCTGGCACGTGCTGAAGGTGCTGCACGTCCACGACCCGTCGCCGTGGCCCGACGACATCCCGACCGAGACGGACAGCCGGTTCTGGGAGTTCTGCTTCGGCGGCGAGCCGATGTTCCCGACCTGCCGGGCGCCCTTCTACGACACCTACCGCTCGCGCTACTGTCCGGTCGGGCTCGAGATCACCTTCCAGCCCCGGACGCTGTTCGAGGGCATCACCGCCGACACGGAGGCCGGCCAGCGTGCCCGCGAGACCATCCAGAACAACCTCGAACGGTACGACGGCGTCTGCCCGCACGCCAACCTCGGCGACTGGGGCGTTCCCGGCGACCGCGAGTGGCACCAGTACATGCTCCCGGAGGATGAGTCGCAGGCACCCGACGCGTGCCCGGTGACGTTCTCCCGCGAGCACCCGAAGGTCGACCAGCGGTTCGACCCCGTGATGCCCGCGTCCGGGTCGGCCGGCGACTAA
- a CDS encoding MOSC domain-containing protein has protein sequence MTSDGTVRAIHVAPEQGAPVESRESVTAEAGAGLRGDRYFDAEGTFASRFLGSAERLSAGGEAASRDGSDLTLIEQEALDAVEADYDIALEPGVHRRNVTTEGIALNHLVGERFRVGEAVCVGTELCEPCSYLERHLEREGIREALVHRGGLRARILEGGTVAVGDTVAALATGDEEHDGPEN, from the coding sequence ATGACCAGTGACGGGACCGTCCGCGCCATCCACGTCGCGCCCGAGCAGGGCGCGCCGGTCGAGTCGCGTGAGTCCGTAACGGCCGAGGCTGGGGCGGGGCTCCGGGGCGACCGCTACTTCGACGCCGAGGGGACGTTCGCCAGCCGATTTCTCGGCTCCGCCGAGAGATTATCAGCTGGCGGCGAAGCCGCCAGCCGCGACGGGAGCGACCTCACCCTCATCGAACAGGAGGCTCTCGACGCGGTCGAGGCCGACTACGACATCGCCCTCGAGCCGGGCGTCCACCGGCGCAACGTCACGACCGAGGGTATCGCACTCAACCACCTCGTGGGCGAGCGGTTCCGGGTCGGGGAGGCCGTCTGTGTGGGGACCGAACTGTGCGAACCCTGTTCGTACCTGGAGCGCCACCTCGAGCGCGAGGGTATCCGCGAGGCGCTGGTCCACCGTGGGGGCCTCCGGGCACGCATCCTCGAGGGCGGGACGGTCGCCGTCGGCGACACCGTGGCGGCGCTCGCGACCGGCGACGAGGAGCACGACGGACCGGAGAATTGA
- a CDS encoding DUF192 domain-containing protein: protein MRVAHESAAGAERTLATTVEFADGLFSQGIGLMFRRSVPDDFALVFRFGRVTTRGLHMVFVPFDIDAVWLVDGEVQAVERMRAWRGTGRAKADTVIELPAGAADGVEPGDTVRVLDETGADVTAGEG from the coding sequence GTGCGTGTCGCTCACGAGTCCGCGGCGGGGGCCGAGCGGACGCTAGCGACGACCGTCGAGTTCGCCGACGGGCTCTTCTCGCAGGGTATCGGCCTCATGTTCCGCCGCTCGGTGCCGGACGACTTCGCGCTCGTGTTCCGCTTCGGCCGCGTCACGACACGGGGCCTGCACATGGTGTTCGTCCCGTTCGACATCGACGCGGTGTGGCTCGTCGACGGCGAGGTACAGGCCGTAGAGCGGATGCGGGCGTGGCGTGGAACGGGCCGCGCGAAGGCGGACACCGTCATCGAGCTCCCGGCTGGTGCCGCCGACGGGGTCGAACCGGGTGATACGGTCAGGGTGCTGGACGAAACGGGGGCGGACGTGACAGCCGGCGAGGGATGA
- a CDS encoding DUF7550 family protein: MADDHDHGHEDDDEGRTTAPQSAYTARQVAIGFVVALVGLALVFGVPLALTL, translated from the coding sequence ATGGCAGACGACCACGACCACGGTCACGAGGACGACGACGAGGGCCGCACGACCGCCCCGCAGAGCGCGTACACTGCCCGGCAGGTCGCCATCGGCTTTGTCGTCGCGCTGGTGGGCCTCGCGCTCGTCTTCGGCGTCCCGCTCGCGCTCACCCTGTAA
- the hemA gene encoding glutamyl-tRNA reductase, which yields MTVPTGLVSGVSISHRHASLDHIERAAVESQCRGVETLLSQPGVREAFCLQTCNRVEAYVVTDDAATGRAALDRYTAGLEDARIDLDHEASLEHLIRVACGLESLVLGEDQIIGQVRRAFVTAREAGGIGPVLEDALTKALHVGERARDETGINEGVVSLGSAAVELAERELGDLSAEDALVVGAGEMGTLAVRALDGEVASLTVANRSPERAEHLAGDVEETPARAVGLRALPETATSAGLVLTATGSDEHVLDAEYLSEAGETFVVDLASPRDVAPAADGLENVTVHDLDALEDVTDRTREARAEAADRVETMVAEELDHLLSQYKRKRADQIIAAMYEGAERVKAREVGKAVSTMESDGLTDEQEAAVEAMADALVNQLLSAPTKSIREAAEKGDWTTINSALELFGPGMKVDPDDVGEGIPSGAVDAEDVPAGAIDAEDVPAGAIDAEDVPAGAIDAEDIPAEMRKQMPDTVLDRIATGSD from the coding sequence ATGACTGTTCCAACTGGCCTGGTCTCCGGCGTCAGCATCTCCCACCGGCATGCCAGTCTCGACCACATCGAACGGGCCGCCGTCGAGTCACAGTGCCGGGGTGTGGAGACGCTCCTCTCCCAGCCGGGCGTCCGCGAGGCGTTCTGTCTCCAGACCTGTAACCGCGTCGAGGCGTACGTCGTCACGGACGACGCGGCGACGGGCCGCGCGGCGCTCGACCGCTACACGGCCGGGCTAGAGGACGCTCGCATCGACCTCGACCACGAGGCGTCGCTGGAACACCTCATCCGCGTGGCGTGCGGGCTGGAGTCGCTCGTCCTCGGCGAGGACCAGATTATCGGCCAGGTCCGGCGTGCGTTCGTGACGGCCCGCGAGGCCGGCGGCATCGGCCCCGTGCTGGAGGACGCCCTCACGAAGGCGCTCCACGTCGGCGAGCGCGCCCGTGACGAGACCGGCATCAACGAGGGCGTCGTCTCGCTGGGGAGCGCCGCCGTGGAGCTGGCCGAGCGCGAACTCGGCGACCTCTCGGCCGAGGACGCGCTCGTCGTCGGCGCCGGGGAGATGGGGACGCTCGCGGTTCGCGCGCTCGACGGCGAGGTCGCCTCGCTGACGGTCGCGAACCGCTCGCCCGAGCGTGCCGAACACCTCGCCGGCGATGTCGAGGAGACGCCGGCCCGGGCGGTCGGACTGAGAGCGCTCCCCGAGACCGCCACGTCGGCCGGGCTCGTCCTCACGGCGACCGGGAGCGACGAGCACGTGCTCGACGCCGAGTACCTCTCCGAGGCGGGCGAGACGTTCGTCGTCGACCTCGCCTCGCCGCGTGACGTGGCGCCCGCTGCCGACGGTCTCGAGAACGTGACCGTCCACGACCTCGACGCGCTCGAGGACGTGACCGACCGGACCCGGGAGGCCCGGGCCGAGGCCGCCGACCGGGTCGAGACAATGGTCGCCGAGGAACTGGACCACCTCCTCAGCCAGTACAAGCGCAAGCGCGCCGACCAGATCATCGCGGCCATGTACGAGGGCGCCGAGCGCGTGAAGGCCCGCGAGGTCGGCAAGGCCGTCTCCACGATGGAGTCCGACGGTCTGACCGACGAGCAGGAGGCCGCCGTCGAGGCGATGGCGGACGCGCTGGTCAACCAGTTGCTGTCGGCGCCGACCAAGAGCATCCGCGAGGCCGCCGAGAAGGGTGACTGGACCACCATCAACTCCGCGCTCGAACTGTTCGGTCCCGGGATGAAGGTCGACCCCGACGATGTCGGGGAGGGAATCCCCTCGGGTGCCGTCGACGCAGAGGACGTTCCCGCAGGCGCGATAGACGCAGAGGACGTTCCCGCAGGCGCGATAGACGCAGAGGACGTTCCCGCAGGCGCGATAGACGCAGAGGACATCCCCGCCGAGATGCGCAAGCAGATGCCCGATACCGTCCTCGACCGCATCGCGACCGGTTCGGACTGA